The Sphingobacteriales bacterium nucleotide sequence CAAGAAATAAAGTATAAAATTGCATAAAAGAGTAATTGTCATTACCACGAAAGTGGTAATCTCCTAAACACTTAGAAATATAAGATTGCCTTTTTCAAGGCAATGACAATAAACAATTTCAAGAAAAAGCAAAAAACAAGTTGCGCATTTTGGGTATATACAAATGAAATATGGATAAAATATTACGACAGGATATTTAAAATACGCAAAAACATATTTAACATACAATATTGATAATAAGAAGATTATAAGGAAAAAATATTTTTAACAAAAAAATATACGCAACTCCATTTATTGCGTATATTTGTGTGTTATGTGGCATTTTAAAACAACACCGCAATGAAAGAAGAACTAACAGACAACGAACATTCTGAAATATTAAAAAATGAAGAAGCCGATTTATTCGGACGAAAAGCAACTTTCAAAGATTATGTGAACATTGGATTCGATATTGAGGAAGCGAAAAATATGGCGGGACTGAAAAACTACGATTTTTCAACGGATGAAGAATTACAGAAATTTATTGACGAAATAATAAAATAATATGTTTTCAACTAACAAAGAAATAAAAGCAATCAACTTATACTTCAAAGAATTTGTTTTACAACATAATGATTATTTTTTTGACAAACATTTAGAAAAGACAATCAAAAAAATTGAAAGCGAAACAGAAACAGATTTTAGCGAAAATTGGGAAAACCTTATTGCTCTAATGCAGATTATTGAACGAACTTACAACTTAAAAGCAATAATCACTGAAAACAATTATTACAGGTTTGAATTTCACAATGCAGAAAATATTCAAGACAAAGGAGCAACAAAGATTGATGCACTTTTTAGTTGTTGTTATCAAACATTGAGAAAGTATTGGAATGAAAATGCACCATATTTCAACAGAGGCGTTGAACCATTTGACATTAGTGATTTTGACGAAACCGAAGAAGAGTTCAATGACGAAGGTTTTAAAGAAATTGGAACAAAAGAATTTTTAAAAACAATTACGACCAACGAATTACTTTCAATGCTTAAAGTAACTAAAAAAGACAATCCGACTAAACTAAAATTTATCAGTTGGTTAGAACAAGAATTAGAAAAAAGAAAATCATAATGAAACAATTTGAGTTTGACCGAAATTTCATTGAAGCCAAGTTTTCAGAAGCAGAAACGTTTCTCTTTGACAAGCAGAACGTTTATCAAATAAAATATGAAAACTTTGACAAAACAACGTTTGACAAGCTCAATTCCGATTTATTACATAATGTTTCAAATAAATTTATAGTTTATTGCTTGTGGTTGGGCGACACTCAAAATGATTTGAAACCAAAATATGTTGGACACGCAAAAAACACAATTTCACGACAACGATTAAGGGCACATTTGACGAAGAAAAACAAAGCAACAGGTGCACAACTTGACAAAATAACAAAGTATTTAGAAGATAAAAAGTATTTTGGCTTGACATATTTAATCATTGAGCCAAGTTATATGAGAACTTCGCTTGAAGAATGGTTAATAAACAAAAATATTGACAAACTTGAATGGAATAAAAACAAATAAAAAAACGCCACATAACAAGGGTGGCAGTTGCACAACGTGGTATTTTTGGTGGCAGTTTTACATAATTTATATATCATATATTATTTGTATTAATATATTGTTGCTTTCTTTACTTTTGTTCTCTGGTATCTGGTGGCGCTTCTTGTAAAAATATAGGCTTCTATTGGTTTTTTTAGCCTGTTTCTTGCCTTTTTATTGCTTTTACTAAGGCTTAATGCTTCTATTTTTCGCTTTGGCTTATTAAAGAACAGGTATTTCTGTAAATTATAACTTATTGCTGCCATCAATACATGTTTGTTTGCTCCTTGTATGCCTCGTGTATTTACTCGCTTCATGTTTCTGTAGTTTATCAGCGTGCCTAATACTGGCTCTACTGTGCTACTCCGTTTCCGTACCATACGCTTTGCATACGCTTCATTACTTGTTAAACGTTCATGCATTCTATCATAATATGGTTTATCTATGCTGTCTTCTATCTTTTTGTATTTGGTTACTTTGCCACAACATTGTGCTCTCAATGCACAGTTTTTGCAATCACTTTCACTACTTCTGTATTGCTTCTTTTCATACCCTTTACTATCTGTCTTTATGCCTTTGTAGCTCAGTACTGCCTTGTTGCCACGCTGGCATTCATACTGATTATCTATTCTATTGAAAACAAAACCTGCTCTTTCACTTTTGTATTGTCCAAAATTAGGAATGTAGGCTGTTATATTTTTCTGCTCTAAATACTTTAGTGCCTTGCCACTACTATAACCAGCATCGGCAATTACTTCTTTTATTTTTATATCATTTTCTAATAAATTAACACTTGTTTGCTCAACAATTAAAGCTAAACTATCACTATCTTTCTTGCTGGCAAAATCTGCCAAAGCACCAGTAATCACATGATATTTATCGTCTACACTTACTTGAGCAGCATAGTTGAGTTGTCTTGCTTTGCCTGGCTTTACTGCTATTCTAGCATCAGGGTCTGTTGTATTGACATGTGTATGGTTGCTGGTAAATTTAGGACGAATGAGATTGCCATGCTCATCTGTCTGTTTAGGATTTACTACATTGCCAGGCATATCTTTGTATGCTTTAGCTTTCCATGCATGGTGTTTGTCTACAGCTTTTTCATAGAAGCTTTTACTTTAAAGTCGCTATGTTCGTTCAGTTCATTAGCATACAATACAGCATCATCAACAACTTGTTTCTCTATCAAAGCATCCATAGAAGCATTGGCTTTTACATAAGCACTATCTACACATTGACGCTTGCCAGCAACCATGCCTTTGTCTACGCATAGCTTTAGTACTTGTTGAAATAGTGTAAGGAATAGTTCTTCGCCATATAATTGTCTAGTTCTAGAAATAGTAGAATGCCAAGGAAGAGGCTCGTCAATATCATAACCAATAAACAAACGAATAGCAAGTGAATCAGCACAGAAAGCGATGAGTCTTCTATCGGAATTTATGTTGTTGAGATAACCAACAAGCAGTATTTTGAAGAATACAACTGGGTCTATACTTTCGTTACCATCAATGCCATAATACACAGCAGTAGCCTTATAAATCCAATGAAGCGAAATGGTATTATTCAGCTTTCTATAGAAATTATCTTGAGGTACGAGCTCAGGCAGAGAAGTAAAGAAAATAGTTTTAGGTTGAAATGATTTGCGTCCTTGCATGTGCGAATATACGAAGAATAAACAAACATATGTTATATAAAAGTATTCTAAGTATATTAATATATAGTTATTTATACAGAAGATATAAAATATCAAAAAAGTCATTATTTTTACGTTGTGCAACAAACACATGGGTTTGGCAAAAGTGGGGCTTTAGTGCTAGGCTGAACATTTGTACTTTCTATTAGCTTTTGTACTAATTTTGAACTTTGGTACTTTCTTTTCCCCACCTTCGCCAAGCCCAAAAACGATGTGCAAAAGTCTTCGCTACGCTTCGCCTTTTGCACATCGTGCGGCGGATTACATCCGATGATGCGTTTAGGCTCGCTACGCTCGACCTTCAACACATCAACGGATTTGCAAAATTACTTCACTTGCAAACTTCGTTTGCAGTTCGTAACTTCGCAAATCCGCCGCACGTTATAGGGCATTTTAAAAGACGACAGCAAACCAATGACAGAACAAAATATTATCGACACAGTAGTTGAGAAACTTAACAAGTATCCTGACATTAAATTCGACAAGAAGAATGACAGTGAACTTGAAATATTTTGCCGTGACGACAACGGATTTGACATTTTATTGCAGACAGACGAACGAGAAAATACACTTCATTTTGGGACTTTTCATTGGCACTTTGACAACACTGAGGACGAAACTAATGAAATGCTAAATCAACTTGTTTTCGGTCTGACAGGAATTGCAAGACTTAAAGAGTTTTCTAAAAATGGTAAAGCGTATAAATGGACATTACAAATTCAAGACAGGGACGGCAATTGGTTTGACAACGGAACTATGGGACTAATGAATATTAACTTTTGGACAAAGGCTGAAATCAAATATTTGCAAAATGAACTATTGCCGAAAGACATTTTATACGCTGATAATGAAAACGAACAATAGGACGAAAAAGAAAAACGCCCTATAACACGGGTTTTGCGTCAGGCGGGCTGACGTGCAAACTTGAAGCTTTGTGCTTCTAATGAACTTTAGTAATAAATTGAAACTTTGTGCTCCGAAACCCGCCCGAACGCAAAGCCCGAAAACGATGTGCAAAAGTCTTCGCTACGCTTCGCCTTTTGCACATCGTGCGGCGGATTACATCCGTTGATGCGTTTAGGCTCGCTACGCTCGACCTTCAACACATCAACGGATTTGCAAAATTACTTCACTTGCAAACTTCGTTTGCAGTTCGTAACTTCGCAAATCCGCCGCACGTTAGGCGCAACTTAAGACCATTCACACATGGACAATAAAGAAAGAGAGAAAACCATTACAGTATGCGACGAATGTAAAAGTGAATACTACACAGAAACTTCTAAAATGTCTTCGTTATGCCCTAATTGCAGTCATCTTTTATACGGTTACATAAATTGTGACCATCAATTTGACAATGGCAGATGTTTGAAATGTTTTTGGGATGGAGCCACTTCAACTTTTTTGACTCCAAATTAAACTTGTGTCTTATCAATGAGACTTTGGATGAATAAGAAAAATAAAGCGAAAGAACTAGAGCAAACAGCTAGTAAAGCAGACGTTTTAACTGGGCTAAATTTGTGCTGCACCTACTTTGAAAGAAACATCCAAAACAATTCCACATTCGAGCCAGAGTTTAAAACTTCAAAAATTATCAACTCAATATTGGAGACAAGACAAATATTGACAGACAGTGATGTTAGCGATATCGTTAAACTAATAAACGACATGAAGAAAGCAGAGCATTACGATGGAAGTGGGTGGTTAGATTATAAAATGAGATTAGGTCATTTTCTTAGACTTAGTGGTTTTGATGTAAATCTGTTCGACTAATGCGCCTAACAAAAGTATTTGCAAAAGCAGGGCTAGACAATGTAACATCAACTATGTGCGGGCATCAGCAGCGCTTCGGGCTCGATATTCAATGTTCAGCTTTAGTACTTAACTTCAACAACATATTTTCAAATGGGCATTTGTACCGGGCTGGACAATCAATGAATCCCCCTGCCTTCGCAAATACTCGCACGATGTGCAAAAGTCTTCGCTACGCTTCGCCTTTTGCACATCGTGCGGCGGATTACATCCGATGATGCGTTTAGGCTCGCTACGCTCGACCTTCAACACATCAACGGATTTGCAAAATTACTTCACTTGCAAACTTCGTTTGCAGTTCGTAACTTCGCAAATCCGCCGCACGTTAGTGGCAACCTTACCGACACTCAACGCTAGACTAAAAAATGACAGAAATAAAAATTAACAAAATAACACTTGAGGACATTGACCAATTACAAAAAATTGGTAGACAAACTTTTTATGAAACTTTCTCGACAGGAAATACCGAAGAAAATATGACAAAATATTTAGACGAAGGTTTTTCAAACGAGAAATTGACAACTGAACTTAACGACAAGAACGCAGAGTTTTATTTTGCGACACTTAACGACAATATAATTGGTTACCTAAAATTAAACATTGGACAATCACAAACTGAACTTCAAGACGATAAAGGACTTGAAATTGAACGAATTTATGTCTTGAAAGACTTCCACGGAAAAAGTGTTGGACAACTTTTATATGACAAAGCAATTGAAGTCGCCAAACAGAAAAATTCTGATTTTGTTTGGTTAGGCGTTTGGGAAGAAAATCCGAGAGCGATAAACTTTTATAAGAAAAACGGGTTTGTAGAATTTGACAAACATATTTTCAAACTTGGGAATGACGAACAGACGGACATAATGATGAAACTAAAATTGAATAACTAAACGAATTACAAAAAAGGCTGCCACTAACATCGGTGGCAGTTGCACAACGTTGTATTTTTGGTGGTCGTTTCACATAATTTATATATCATATATTATTTGTATTAATACATAGCTGTTTTCTTTACTTTTGTTCTCTGGTATCTGGTGGCGCTTCTTGTAAAAATATAGGCTTCTATTTGCTTTTTTTGGCTGTTTCTTGCCTTTTTATTGCTTTTACAAAGGCTTAATGCTTCTATTTTTCGCTTTGGCTTATTAAAGAACAGGTATTTTTGTAAATTATAACTTATAGCTGGATCTATACTTTCGTTACGTCATTGCCAAATATACAGCAGTAGACTTATAAATCCAATGAAGCGAAATGGCATTATTCAGCTTTCTATAGAAATTATCATAAGGTACAAGCTCATTTAGTGAAGTAAAAAAAATAGTTTTAGGTTGAAATGATTTGCGTCCATGCATGTGCGAATATACAAAGAATAAATAAACATATGTTACATAAAAGTATTCTAAGTATATTAATATATAGTTATTTATACAAATTATATAAAAATATCAAAAAAGTCATTATTTTTACGTTGTGCAACAAACACAACGTGTTTGCAAAAGAGCGGGTTAAGTGCGAAACTGAACTTCTGTACTTTCTTGGTCGCAAGAACCATTTTTTATTTGCATAAAAAATGTAAATTAGCAAATAAAAAAATGGTTTTGCTAACGATGGTGCTTAATTGAAACTTAGTACTTTCTACTTCGCTCCTTCGTAAACACGCGAACCGTTAGCAGAAATCCTCCCCGAACAAAATACGTAAGTTTAACATAATAATCTTTCCCAATTTGGGAATTTTTATTTATCTTTGACAAAAGTTAAACGTTGAGAGTTATTGCAAAGAAAATACTACGTGAATTTTGGGAAGTTCATCCTGAGTGTGAACAGCAATTAAAATCGTGGTATAGAGAAGCTGAAAAAGGAACATGGAAAAATTTGAATGAATTGAAAAACGAATATCCAAGTGCAAGTATCTTGGAAGACAATAGAGTTTGTTTTAACATAAAAGGTAATAATTATAGACTGATTGTAAAAATTAATTTCAACTACCAAATGATGTGGATTCGCTTTATCGGAACTCACACTGAATATGACAAAATTGATGCAAATAAAATTTAAGAAAATGAAATTAAAACCAATAAAAAACGAAAACGACTATAACCAAGCTTTAGAAAGACTTGAAATGATTTTCGATGCAAAACCTGGAACAATGGAAGGTGACGAATTGGAAATTTTAGGAATTTTGATTGACAATTATGAAAATGAAAATTTTCCAATTGAACTTCCTGACCCAATTGAAGCAATAAAATTCAGAATGGAGCAACTAAATTATTCTCAGAACGATTTAGCC carries:
- a CDS encoding type II toxin-antitoxin system HigB family toxin codes for the protein MRVIAKKILREFWEVHPECEQQLKSWYREAEKGTWKNLNELKNEYPSASILEDNRVCFNIKGNNYRLIVKINFNYQMMWIRFIGTHTEYDKIDANKI
- a CDS encoding GNAT family N-acetyltransferase; the protein is MTEIKINKITLEDIDQLQKIGRQTFYETFSTGNTEENMTKYLDEGFSNEKLTTELNDKNAEFYFATLNDNIIGYLKLNIGQSQTELQDDKGLEIERIYVLKDFHGKSVGQLLYDKAIEVAKQKNSDFVWLGVWEENPRAINFYKKNGFVEFDKHIFKLGNDEQTDIMMKLKLNN
- a CDS encoding GIY-YIG nuclease family protein, with product MKQFEFDRNFIEAKFSEAETFLFDKQNVYQIKYENFDKTTFDKLNSDLLHNVSNKFIVYCLWLGDTQNDLKPKYVGHAKNTISRQRLRAHLTKKNKATGAQLDKITKYLEDKKYFGLTYLIIEPSYMRTSLEEWLINKNIDKLEWNKNK
- a CDS encoding helix-turn-helix domain-containing protein — encoded protein: MKLKPIKNENDYNQALERLEMIFDAKPGTMEGDELEILGILIDNYENENFPIELPDPIEAIKFRMEQLNYSQNDLAEVIGLKSRASEILNKKRKLSLEMIRKLTEKMHIPTEVLIQAY